From Hartmannibacter diazotrophicus, a single genomic window includes:
- a CDS encoding zinc-finger domain-containing protein — MAHSVVPHFQNDAGVDVVRIGAREFMCVGAKPPFDHPHVFLDMGDDDEKICPYCSTLYKYDASLHGTDSVPAGCAWDVEAA, encoded by the coding sequence ATGGCTCATTCGGTCGTCCCGCATTTTCAAAATGACGCTGGCGTGGATGTCGTCCGCATCGGCGCACGCGAATTCATGTGCGTCGGCGCCAAGCCCCCGTTCGACCATCCGCATGTCTTCCTCGACATGGGCGATGACGACGAGAAGATCTGCCCCTATTGCTCGACTCTCTACAAGTATGATGCTTCGCTGCACGGCACGGACTCGGTTCCGGCCGGCTGCGCCTGGGACGTCGAGGCGGCCTGA
- a CDS encoding alpha/beta fold hydrolase: MPSFSHNGLEFSYLDEGEGEPILLIHGFASNKMINWSYTSWVTTLTKAGRRVLAIDNRGHGESVKLYDPEDYTSSKMASDAVALLDHLGLKSADVMGYSMGARIASIMALEAPDRVRGLIFGGLGMGLVSGVGGSAPIVEALEAKSIDDVTDQTGRMFRAFAEQTKSDLKALAACMRSIRQKVSPEDVGKITHPVLVAVGTKDTVAGSADELAALLPNGKALNIEGRDHMLAVGDKVYKAGVLEFLDAL, encoded by the coding sequence ATGCCGAGTTTCAGCCACAACGGACTTGAGTTTTCCTACCTCGACGAGGGGGAGGGCGAGCCGATCCTTCTCATCCACGGCTTTGCCTCCAACAAGATGATCAACTGGAGCTACACGAGCTGGGTGACGACCCTGACCAAGGCGGGCCGGCGTGTGCTTGCCATCGACAACCGGGGCCACGGCGAAAGCGTCAAGCTCTACGATCCGGAGGATTACACGTCCTCGAAGATGGCTAGCGACGCCGTGGCGCTGCTCGACCATCTCGGCCTGAAGAGCGCCGACGTCATGGGCTATTCCATGGGCGCGCGCATCGCCTCCATCATGGCGCTCGAGGCGCCGGACCGTGTCCGCGGCCTCATCTTCGGCGGCCTCGGCATGGGGCTCGTCTCCGGCGTCGGAGGCTCGGCGCCCATCGTGGAGGCGCTGGAGGCCAAGTCCATCGACGACGTCACGGACCAGACCGGGCGCATGTTCCGTGCCTTCGCCGAGCAGACCAAGAGCGACCTCAAGGCGCTGGCCGCCTGCATGCGCTCCATTCGCCAGAAGGTCAGCCCGGAGGATGTCGGCAAGATCACGCATCCGGTCCTCGTCGCCGTTGGCACCAAGGACACTGTCGCGGGCTCGGCTGACGAACTGGCAGCGCTGTTGCCGAACGGCAAGGCGCTCAACATCGAGGGTCGCGACCACATGCTGGCCGTCGGCGACAAGGTCTACAAGGCCGGCGTCCTGGAATTCCTCGACGCGCTGTAA
- a CDS encoding enoyl-CoA hydratase, protein MAEQGEIRTFIEGNVGWLVVDNTRRHNAVSFAMWQALPAAVAALDADPAVRVIVLRGAGEETFISGADISEFATVRRDAETSRAYEAANEDSFAALRSASKPTIAMIRGFCMGGGMGLAAACDIRIGAEGATFAIPAAKLGLAYPPDAIADFVRLLGPSSTKDLIFTARKFDAAEAKSLGFLDRLVARDALACYVADYVAGLADLAPLTQMAAKSAIATLETPPGSPERKAALAAADRCFNSADYAEGRAAFAEKRKPAFSGR, encoded by the coding sequence ATGGCCGAGCAAGGCGAAATCAGAACGTTCATCGAAGGCAATGTCGGCTGGCTGGTTGTGGACAACACACGGCGCCACAACGCGGTCTCCTTCGCGATGTGGCAAGCCCTGCCGGCGGCCGTCGCGGCGCTCGACGCCGATCCCGCCGTCCGGGTCATCGTGTTGCGCGGCGCAGGCGAAGAGACGTTCATTTCAGGCGCCGATATTTCCGAGTTCGCGACGGTGCGCAGGGACGCCGAGACGTCGCGCGCCTACGAGGCCGCCAACGAAGACTCCTTTGCGGCGCTCCGCTCGGCGTCCAAACCGACCATCGCGATGATCCGGGGCTTCTGCATGGGCGGCGGCATGGGGCTTGCCGCCGCCTGCGACATCCGCATCGGCGCGGAAGGCGCGACCTTTGCCATTCCGGCCGCCAAGCTCGGCCTTGCCTATCCGCCCGACGCCATCGCCGACTTCGTGCGTCTGCTGGGTCCTTCGAGCACCAAGGACCTGATCTTCACCGCCCGGAAGTTCGACGCGGCCGAAGCCAAGAGCCTCGGCTTCCTCGACCGTCTCGTTGCCAGGGATGCGCTTGCCTGCTACGTCGCCGACTATGTGGCTGGCCTTGCCGATCTTGCACCGCTGACGCAGATGGCCGCGAAATCCGCCATTGCGACGCTCGAAACGCCGCCGGGAAGCCCCGAGCGCAAGGCCGCGCTTGCCGCCGCCGACCGCTGCTTCAACAGCGCCGACTACGCGGAAGGACGGGCCGCCTTTGCCGAGAAGCGCAAGCCCGCCTTTTCGGGGCGATAG
- the cysE gene encoding serine O-acetyltransferase, producing the protein MANSSMGSGARTPVRRLETVDPVWHRLREEAEAVVSREPALGGFLHRTILDQTRLEDAVAERVADRLDHSVVPAAMIRQAFREAIDDDASIGEAFRVDIGAVFDRDPACDRFIDPLLYFKGFHAIEAQRLAHWLWMRGRQDLALYLQSRMSEVFQVDVHPEVKLGRGLFFDHATGIVIGQTAVIEDDVSILQGVTLGGTGKESGDRHPKIRKGVLIGAGAKVLGNIEVGACSRVAAGSVVLRPVPPCTTVAGVPARVVGEAGCSEPARTMDQMLAASEPGN; encoded by the coding sequence ATGGCAAATTCCTCAATGGGTAGCGGCGCGCGGACCCCGGTCCGGCGGCTGGAGACGGTCGATCCGGTGTGGCATCGCCTGCGCGAAGAGGCCGAGGCGGTCGTCTCGCGCGAGCCGGCGCTCGGCGGTTTTCTCCATCGCACGATCCTCGACCAGACGCGGCTGGAGGATGCGGTTGCCGAGCGGGTCGCCGACCGGCTCGATCATTCCGTCGTGCCTGCCGCGATGATTCGTCAGGCCTTCCGCGAGGCGATCGATGACGATGCCTCCATCGGCGAGGCCTTCCGGGTCGACATCGGTGCGGTTTTCGATCGCGATCCCGCTTGCGACCGCTTCATCGACCCGCTGCTCTATTTCAAGGGCTTTCATGCCATCGAGGCCCAGCGGCTGGCTCACTGGCTGTGGATGCGCGGGCGTCAGGATCTGGCGCTCTATCTCCAGTCGCGCATGTCCGAGGTCTTCCAGGTTGACGTCCATCCCGAGGTCAAGCTCGGCCGCGGGCTTTTCTTCGATCACGCCACGGGCATCGTCATCGGCCAGACAGCCGTGATCGAGGACGACGTCTCGATCCTCCAGGGCGTGACGCTGGGCGGAACCGGCAAGGAATCGGGCGACCGCCATCCGAAGATCCGCAAGGGCGTGCTGATCGGTGCGGGCGCGAAGGTGCTCGGCAACATCGAGGTCGGCGCCTGCTCGCGCGTTGCCGCCGGCTCGGTGGTGCTGCGGCCCGTGCCGCCCTGCACGACGGTGGCTGGCGTGCCGGCCCGTGTGGTCGGTGAGGCGGGCTGCTCCGAACCGGCGCGCACGATGGACCAGATGCTGGCCGCATCCGAACCCGGCAACTAA
- a CDS encoding DUF3126 family protein, producing MTSEELQKIENFLRRTFNSPTISVRMRPKKDDSAEVYVGEEFIGIVFKDEEDGDYNFNMAILDVDLED from the coding sequence TTGACCAGCGAAGAACTCCAGAAAATCGAAAACTTCCTGCGCAGGACCTTCAATTCGCCCACCATCAGCGTGCGGATGCGGCCGAAGAAGGATGACTCGGCGGAAGTTTACGTCGGTGAGGAATTCATCGGCATCGTCTTCAAGGACGAGGAGGATGGCGACTACAATTTCAATATGGCCATCCTCGACGTCGATCTTGAAGACTGA
- a CDS encoding DUF6949 family protein has translation MTGTELYAAFMVTLSGFVASGVIASFYQLVTTRPCRFELAEEGTFPVIAAIITCMFAGPVILMRNALRARRIEHRPVSWLFATTLIAGGWSLCSGTVVVSLCMALGHSFT, from the coding sequence ATGACGGGTACGGAGCTTTATGCAGCATTCATGGTGACGCTTTCGGGCTTCGTTGCGTCCGGGGTGATTGCGTCCTTCTATCAGCTGGTCACGACCCGGCCCTGTCGCTTCGAGCTTGCCGAGGAGGGGACCTTTCCCGTCATCGCCGCCATCATCACCTGCATGTTCGCAGGTCCGGTGATCCTGATGCGCAATGCGCTTCGCGCGCGCCGGATCGAGCATCGCCCGGTCAGCTGGCTCTTCGCCACCACGCTGATCGCCGGCGGATGGAGCCTGTGTTCGGGCACCGTCGTGGTCTCGTTGTGCATGGCCTTGGGCCACAGCTTCACCTGA
- the rpmG gene encoding 50S ribosomal protein L33: MAKATTIKIKLLSTADTGFFYVTKKNSRTMTDKMVMKKYDPIARKHVEFKETKIK, translated from the coding sequence ATGGCCAAGGCAACGACCATCAAGATCAAGCTGCTTTCGACGGCAGACACGGGCTTTTTCTACGTCACCAAGAAGAACTCCCGCACCATGACCGACAAGATGGTCATGAAGAAGTACGACCCGATCGCGCGCAAGCACGTCGAGTTCAAGGAAACCAAGATCAAGTGA
- a CDS encoding paraquat-inducible protein A, with product MQVLFALLLLVSALTFPLGATLPLLTVDRLYFFEEAPSLVAILLQLWTDGDRLLAFVVCLASLVFPLMKLTALFLGGFGAATSIVRHLHALGRWSMMDVLIVALVIFAAKTSGFATAVTQPGLWFYLASALSAALASLVLEKVRAVSK from the coding sequence TTGCAAGTTCTTTTTGCGCTTCTGCTGCTCGTGTCTGCGCTGACCTTTCCCCTCGGCGCGACCTTGCCGCTGCTGACGGTGGACCGGCTCTATTTTTTCGAGGAAGCGCCCTCGCTCGTCGCGATTCTGCTGCAGCTCTGGACCGACGGCGACCGCCTGCTGGCGTTCGTGGTCTGTCTGGCCTCGCTGGTCTTTCCGCTGATGAAATTGACGGCCCTGTTCCTCGGCGGCTTTGGCGCGGCGACCTCCATCGTCCGGCATCTGCACGCGCTCGGCCGATGGTCGATGATGGATGTGCTGATCGTGGCGCTGGTGATCTTTGCGGCCAAGACGAGCGGCTTTGCCACCGCCGTCACCCAGCCGGGCCTCTGGTTCTATCTGGCCTCGGCGCTTTCCGCCGCTTTGGCCAGCCTGGTCCTGGAGAAGGTGAGGGCGGTCAGCAAATGA
- a CDS encoding GNAT family N-acetyltransferase has translation MTAKALADGFHPVPKGKIATVVTFLERTVAPEGAPFPCPDGFRLERADGIGTEEFRALFRRIGEDWMWWSRLAMDETALAALLSDPRRDIQLARRGDEAVGIVELDFTDPANVELAFFGLVPGIEGKGIGRWLMDAGLRIAFASPETRRVFVHTCHFDSPRALPFYMASGFRAYDVQVEVCDDPRLVGLLPESATPQVPVIC, from the coding sequence ATGACCGCCAAGGCACTCGCGGACGGCTTCCACCCGGTTCCAAAGGGCAAGATCGCAACCGTTGTCACCTTCCTCGAGCGGACGGTTGCTCCCGAGGGCGCGCCATTTCCCTGCCCGGACGGTTTTCGCCTGGAGCGGGCGGATGGCATAGGCACCGAGGAGTTCCGGGCGCTCTTTCGCCGGATCGGCGAGGACTGGATGTGGTGGTCGCGCCTGGCGATGGACGAGACGGCGCTTGCGGCGCTCCTCTCTGACCCTCGCCGTGACATCCAGCTCGCGAGGCGCGGCGACGAGGCTGTCGGCATCGTCGAACTCGACTTCACCGATCCGGCCAATGTGGAGCTTGCCTTCTTCGGGCTCGTTCCGGGCATCGAGGGCAAGGGCATCGGCCGCTGGCTGATGGACGCCGGTCTCCGGATCGCCTTTGCAAGCCCCGAGACGCGGCGGGTCTTCGTCCACACATGCCATTTCGATTCCCCGCGCGCCCTGCCCTTCTACATGGCAAGCGGCTTTCGCGCCTATGACGTGCAGGTGGAGGTCTGCGACGATCCGCGGCTCGTGGGTCTCCTGCCGGAGAGCGCCACGCCGCAGGTGCCCGTCATTTGCTGA
- a CDS encoding NUDIX hydrolase codes for MNAPMHGRTGNRTGANGEKPGYLRPKDAATILILDKTLSGIRVLMGRRPAKDAFMPAAYVFPGGRVDPTDGRAFAASELDPIVRDRLMDRMRPKPSAARARGLALCALRETAEETGYLIGKSETDLARVVCEDWAPFRDARVAPDLGALRLLARAITPPGRVRRFDSRFFVVWADAIALAPDGVAGTGELENIAWPTLDEADDLELPRITRSVIHDLKNRLVKDPALSPGGPAVFYRPVGETFVHETL; via the coding sequence ATGAACGCGCCGATGCACGGGCGCACCGGCAACCGGACCGGCGCCAACGGCGAGAAGCCCGGCTACCTCCGCCCGAAGGATGCGGCGACCATCCTGATCCTCGACAAGACGCTGTCGGGTATCCGCGTGCTCATGGGCCGGCGGCCCGCCAAGGATGCCTTCATGCCGGCGGCTTACGTCTTCCCCGGTGGGCGGGTCGATCCGACGGACGGCCGCGCCTTCGCGGCGAGCGAACTCGATCCCATCGTCCGCGACCGCCTGATGGACCGCATGCGGCCGAAGCCGAGCGCTGCCCGGGCGCGCGGGCTGGCGCTTTGCGCCTTGCGCGAGACCGCCGAAGAGACGGGCTACCTGATCGGCAAGAGCGAGACGGATCTTGCCCGCGTGGTCTGCGAGGACTGGGCGCCCTTTCGCGATGCACGCGTTGCGCCAGACCTTGGCGCGCTTCGGCTCCTTGCGCGCGCCATCACGCCGCCGGGACGGGTCCGCCGATTCGACAGCCGCTTCTTCGTCGTCTGGGCCGACGCCATCGCGCTCGCGCCGGACGGCGTCGCGGGGACCGGCGAACTTGAGAACATCGCCTGGCCGACACTCGACGAGGCGGACGATCTGGAACTTCCGCGCATCACACGCTCGGTGATCCACGACCTGAAGAACCGGCTCGTCAAGGATCCGGCTTTGTCACCTGGTGGCCCCGCCGTCTTCTACCGTCCCGTCGGGGAGACTTTCGTGCACGAGACGCTATGA
- a CDS encoding DUF983 domain-containing protein: MTIETWKPAAPEDELPKRPLGPAMRSGFLCRCPACGNGRLFRKYLKVVPACEACGENLSHERSDDAAPYFTIVIVGHVIVPLVLMVETAFHPVLWLQMTLWPTLALVMSLALLQPIKGAVVGFQWARYMHGFDPRSQEGDDIPRDPALSVETA, from the coding sequence ATGACGATTGAGACGTGGAAGCCTGCCGCACCGGAAGACGAGCTGCCGAAGCGCCCCTTGGGCCCGGCCATGCGGTCCGGCTTCCTTTGCCGCTGCCCCGCCTGCGGCAACGGGCGGCTGTTCCGCAAATACCTCAAGGTCGTTCCGGCCTGCGAGGCCTGCGGCGAAAACCTCTCGCACGAGCGATCGGACGACGCGGCCCCCTATTTCACCATCGTCATCGTCGGCCATGTCATCGTGCCGCTGGTCCTGATGGTGGAAACGGCCTTTCATCCGGTGCTCTGGCTGCAGATGACGCTGTGGCCGACACTTGCGCTCGTCATGTCGCTCGCCCTGCTGCAGCCGATCAAGGGTGCGGTCGTGGGCTTCCAGTGGGCGCGCTACATGCACGGCTTCGATCCCCGCTCGCAGGAGGGAGACGACATCCCGCGCGATCCTGCCCTCAGCGTCGAGACCGCCTGA